A window from Citrus sinensis cultivar Valencia sweet orange chromosome 3, DVS_A1.0, whole genome shotgun sequence encodes these proteins:
- the LOC102622244 gene encoding uncharacterized protein LOC102622244 isoform X1 — protein MESAAQVRDVDALYELIRHDRYFLDNFDEKPFVDTPLHAAARDGNVEWSMEIIRLKPSFARKLNQDGFSPVHLALQNDQTHLVLQLIDIDPDLVRVQGREGITPLHFVSEKGDIHLLREFLSACPKSLEDVTNKGETALHIALKNDKVEAFDQALTTVRPPWLGPEEAQQYNQRILNLKDRDGNTLLHIATSKSQVQVVRCLVNWKVDTNARNSEGLTPLDISLLDQTKSENHIVAAMLREAGALEATSLPITNSDRHLSRSKDQRLNEAAQAGNVDALYELIWEDAYLLDQIDRVPFMDTPLHIAASMGHVNFALEIMRLKPSFARKQNQYGFSPLHLALQKKDTQMVRRLIDVDRNLVRVQGREGVTPLHYVAEKGNVDLLCKLLEACPESITEVTIRKETALHVAAKNDQLEAVECMLGWLRYVDMEDILNWTDDEGNTLLHITISKSQIKLVRLLVKRARDQINARNLDNKTPMDMVEEHLGGKPEFKEVTRMVRKAGGRQGSSRPDGDIAGYLKQGLTCRRKVLLFFYRSSQRITDENRSALLVVAILIATATFQAALTPSDDLEGNKSTGTPNYIATNGSHSPSTSASTWTSVWASVTRSGTANATATTLSNGTSSSIPRSDKILFAAGQLYGEAISDMISILFAFSNITAFFISMLVINYHLPYGSAATLVYPLVICFCLLVVGRTPVMLLASLSMLIVFRICLFVQLDFSKIRFRRSFWITQVLGSVFKHYRSFLNKIMKDAEK, from the exons ATGGAGTCCGCTGCTCAAGTGAGGGATGTCGATGCTTTGTATGAGCTAATTCGACATGATCGATATTTTTTGGACAACTTCGACGAGAAACCTTTTGTCGATACTCCTTTGCATGCTGCTGCAAGGGATGGAAATGTTGAATGGTCCATGGAGATTATCAGACTAAAGCCATCATTTGCCAGGAAGCTAAACCAAGATGGCTTCTCTCCGGTGCATTTAGCTTTGCAAAATGATCAAACTCATTTAGTGCTTCAGCTGATAGATATTGATCCGGACCTTGTTCGTGTCCAAGGAAGAGAAGGCATCACTCCTTTGCATTTCGTGTCTGAAAAAGGAGACATCCATCTGTTGAGGGAATTTTTGTCTGCTTGTCCGAAATCTCTTGAAGATGTGACGAATAAAGGCGAGACTGCTCTTCATATTGCTTTGAAAAACGATAAGGTCGAAGCTTTTGATCAAGCCTTAACAACAGTACGACCACCGTGGCTTGGCCCTGAAGAAGCTCAACAATACAATCAAAGAATCCTCAACCTGAAGGATAGGGATGGCAACACTTTGTTACACATAGCAACATCCAAAAGTCAAGTCCAG GTTGTAAGGTGTTTAGTGAATTGGAAAGTTGATACAAATGCCCGGAATTCGGAAGGTTTGACACCTTTAGATATTTCATTACTTGATCAAACTAAATCAGAAAACCATATAGTTGCGGCAATGCTGCGCGAAGCTGGAGCACTAGAGGCAACTTCACTTCCTATTACCAACAGCGATAGACATTTATCGAG AAGTAAGGATCAGAGGCTGAACGAGGCTGCTCAAGCAGGAAATGTTGATGCCTTGTATGAATTAATATGGGAGGACGCATATCTTTTAGATCAGATAGACCGAGTACCATTCATGGATACTCCTTTACATATAGCAGCATCAATGGGGCATGTCAACTTTGCCCTGGAGATAATGCGGTTAAAGCCATCATTTGCAAGAAAGCAAAACCAATATGGATTTAGTCCCCTGCATCTTGCTTTGCAGAAGAAAGATACCCAAATGGTGCGTCGGCTCATAGATGTGGACAGAAATCTTGTTCGTGTCCAAGGGAGGGAGGGTGTAACGCCTCTACACTATGTTGCTGAGAAAGGAAATGTCGATCTTCTATGCAAACTTCTAGAGGCTTGCCCTGAGTCCATCACAGAGGTGACAATCCGTAAAGAGACTGCTTTGCATGTTGCTGCAAAAAATGACCAGTTGGAGGCCGTTGAGTGCATGCTAGGATGGCTTCGATATGTCGACATGGAGGATATCCTTAACTGGACGGACGATGAAGGCAACACTTTATTGCATATCACAATCTCCAAAAGTCAAATAAAG TTGGTGAGGCTACTAGTTAAAAGAGCACGTGATCAAATAAATGCCCGGAACTTAGACAATAAGACACCCATGGACATGGTAGAAGAACATTTGGGAGGGAAACCTGAATTTAAAGAAGTAACACGCATGGTGCGTAAAGCTGGCGGTAGACAAGGGTCCTCCCGTCCTGATGGGGATATTGCAGGTTACTTAAAACAAGGTTTGACATGTCGTCGAAAGgtgcttttgttcttttacCGCTCATCACAGCGCATTACGGATGAAAATCGAAGCGCACTACTTGTGGTTGCTATACTAATCGCGACAGCCACATTCCAAGCAGCGCTTACCCCGTCTGACGATCTTGAGGGAAATAAGTCAACTGGAACCCCCAACTATATTGCCACTAATGGATCACACTCACCATCGACATCGGCATCGACGTGGACATCAGTATGGGCATCAGTAACACGATCAGGAACAGCAAATGCAACCGCCACTACTCTGAGCAATGGAACCAGCAGCAGCATCCCAAGAAGTGACAAGATTCTATTCGCTGCGGGGCAATTATATGGCGAAGCCATCAGTGATATGATCTCCATACTTTTcgcattttcaaatattacaGCATTTTTTATATCTATGCTGGTGATTAATTATCACCTCCCGTATGGCTCCGCAGCTACTCTGGTATATCCTCTAGTTATTTGCTTTTGCCTGTTAGTGGTTGGCAGAACCCCGGTGATGCTACTTGCCTCACTTTCAATGCTTATCGTCTTTcggatttgtttatttgtacAACTGGACTTCTCCAAGATTCGATTTAGACGAAGCTTCTGGATTACACAAGTTTTGGGCTCCGTTTTCAAACATTATAGAAGCTTCCTCAATAAGATAATGAAAGATGCTGAAAAATAG
- the LOC102622244 gene encoding uncharacterized protein LOC102622244 isoform X3 — MESAAQVRDVDALYELIRHDRYFLDNFDEKPFVDTPLHAAARDGNVEWSMEIIRLKPSFARKLNQDGFSPVHLALQNDQTHLVLQLIDIDPDLVRVQGREGITPLHFVSEKGDIHLLREFLSACPKSLEDVTNKGETALHIALKNDKVEAFDQALTTVRPPWLGPEEAQQYNQRILNLKDRDGNTLLHIATSKSQVQVVRCLVNWKVDTNARNSEGLTPLDISLLDQTKSENHIVAAMLREAGALEATSLPITNSDRHLSSKDQRLNEAAQAGNVDALYELIWEDAYLLDQIDRVPFMDTPLHIAASMGHVNFALEIMRLKPSFARKQNQYGFSPLHLALQKKDTQMVRRLIDVDRNLVRVQGREGVTPLHYVAEKGNVDLLCKLLEACPESITEVTIRKETALHVAAKNDQLEAVECMLGWLRYVDMEDILNWTDDEGNTLLHITISKSQIKLVRLLVKRARDQINARNLDNKTPMDMVEEHLGGKPEFKEVTRMVRKAGGRQGSSRPDGDIAGYLKQGLTCRRKVLLFFYRSSQRITDENRSALLVVAILIATATFQAALTPSDDLEGNKSTGTPNYIATNGSHSPSTSASTWTSVWASVTRSGTANATATTLSNGTSSSIPRSDKILFAAGQLYGEAISDMISILFAFSNITAFFISMLVINYHLPYGSAATLVYPLVICFCLLVVGRTPVMLLASLSMLIVFRICLFVQLDFSKIRFRRSFWITQVLGSVFKHYRSFLNKIMKDAEK, encoded by the exons ATGGAGTCCGCTGCTCAAGTGAGGGATGTCGATGCTTTGTATGAGCTAATTCGACATGATCGATATTTTTTGGACAACTTCGACGAGAAACCTTTTGTCGATACTCCTTTGCATGCTGCTGCAAGGGATGGAAATGTTGAATGGTCCATGGAGATTATCAGACTAAAGCCATCATTTGCCAGGAAGCTAAACCAAGATGGCTTCTCTCCGGTGCATTTAGCTTTGCAAAATGATCAAACTCATTTAGTGCTTCAGCTGATAGATATTGATCCGGACCTTGTTCGTGTCCAAGGAAGAGAAGGCATCACTCCTTTGCATTTCGTGTCTGAAAAAGGAGACATCCATCTGTTGAGGGAATTTTTGTCTGCTTGTCCGAAATCTCTTGAAGATGTGACGAATAAAGGCGAGACTGCTCTTCATATTGCTTTGAAAAACGATAAGGTCGAAGCTTTTGATCAAGCCTTAACAACAGTACGACCACCGTGGCTTGGCCCTGAAGAAGCTCAACAATACAATCAAAGAATCCTCAACCTGAAGGATAGGGATGGCAACACTTTGTTACACATAGCAACATCCAAAAGTCAAGTCCAG GTTGTAAGGTGTTTAGTGAATTGGAAAGTTGATACAAATGCCCGGAATTCGGAAGGTTTGACACCTTTAGATATTTCATTACTTGATCAAACTAAATCAGAAAACCATATAGTTGCGGCAATGCTGCGCGAAGCTGGAGCACTAGAGGCAACTTCACTTCCTATTACCAACAGCGATAGACATTTATCGAG TAAGGATCAGAGGCTGAACGAGGCTGCTCAAGCAGGAAATGTTGATGCCTTGTATGAATTAATATGGGAGGACGCATATCTTTTAGATCAGATAGACCGAGTACCATTCATGGATACTCCTTTACATATAGCAGCATCAATGGGGCATGTCAACTTTGCCCTGGAGATAATGCGGTTAAAGCCATCATTTGCAAGAAAGCAAAACCAATATGGATTTAGTCCCCTGCATCTTGCTTTGCAGAAGAAAGATACCCAAATGGTGCGTCGGCTCATAGATGTGGACAGAAATCTTGTTCGTGTCCAAGGGAGGGAGGGTGTAACGCCTCTACACTATGTTGCTGAGAAAGGAAATGTCGATCTTCTATGCAAACTTCTAGAGGCTTGCCCTGAGTCCATCACAGAGGTGACAATCCGTAAAGAGACTGCTTTGCATGTTGCTGCAAAAAATGACCAGTTGGAGGCCGTTGAGTGCATGCTAGGATGGCTTCGATATGTCGACATGGAGGATATCCTTAACTGGACGGACGATGAAGGCAACACTTTATTGCATATCACAATCTCCAAAAGTCAAATAAAG TTGGTGAGGCTACTAGTTAAAAGAGCACGTGATCAAATAAATGCCCGGAACTTAGACAATAAGACACCCATGGACATGGTAGAAGAACATTTGGGAGGGAAACCTGAATTTAAAGAAGTAACACGCATGGTGCGTAAAGCTGGCGGTAGACAAGGGTCCTCCCGTCCTGATGGGGATATTGCAGGTTACTTAAAACAAGGTTTGACATGTCGTCGAAAGgtgcttttgttcttttacCGCTCATCACAGCGCATTACGGATGAAAATCGAAGCGCACTACTTGTGGTTGCTATACTAATCGCGACAGCCACATTCCAAGCAGCGCTTACCCCGTCTGACGATCTTGAGGGAAATAAGTCAACTGGAACCCCCAACTATATTGCCACTAATGGATCACACTCACCATCGACATCGGCATCGACGTGGACATCAGTATGGGCATCAGTAACACGATCAGGAACAGCAAATGCAACCGCCACTACTCTGAGCAATGGAACCAGCAGCAGCATCCCAAGAAGTGACAAGATTCTATTCGCTGCGGGGCAATTATATGGCGAAGCCATCAGTGATATGATCTCCATACTTTTcgcattttcaaatattacaGCATTTTTTATATCTATGCTGGTGATTAATTATCACCTCCCGTATGGCTCCGCAGCTACTCTGGTATATCCTCTAGTTATTTGCTTTTGCCTGTTAGTGGTTGGCAGAACCCCGGTGATGCTACTTGCCTCACTTTCAATGCTTATCGTCTTTcggatttgtttatttgtacAACTGGACTTCTCCAAGATTCGATTTAGACGAAGCTTCTGGATTACACAAGTTTTGGGCTCCGTTTTCAAACATTATAGAAGCTTCCTCAATAAGATAATGAAAGATGCTGAAAAATAG
- the LOC127900564 gene encoding ankyrin repeat-containing protein BDA1-like gives MASLPCTWLCKNGQTQTVLQLIDTDPELVRVKGREGITPLHHASEDGDLYLLEKFLSVCLKSLEDVTNKSDTALHITFKNDKIVTSLLNYKVEINSLNSDGLTPLDITLLDQTQSRNQEIEDMLCSAGAVGATSLPIMANYTNVLRTDQRLNEAAQAGNVDALYELIWEDAYLIDQIDQVPFVDTHLHIAASMGHVNFALEIMRLKPSFARKQNQYGCSPLHLALQNSHTQMVLRLIDVDRNLVRVQGREGVTPLHYVAE, from the exons ATGGCTTCTCTCCCATGCACTTGGCTTTGCAAAAATGGTCAAACTCAAACAGTGCTTCAGTTGATAGATACTGATCCGGAACTCGTTCGTGTTAAAGGAAGGGAAGGCATCACTCCTCTGCATCATGCGTCTGAAGATGGAGACCTGtatctcttggagaaatttttGTCTGTTTGCCTGAAATCTCTTGAAGATGTGACAAATAAAAGCGACACTGCTCTTCATATTACTTTCAAAAACGATAAG ATTGTAACGAGTTTATTGAACTACAAAGTTGAAATAAATTCTCTGAATTCTGATGGCTTGACACCTTTAGATATTACATTACTTGATCAAACTCAGTCAAGAAACCAGGAGATTGAGGATATGCTATGCAGCGCTGGAGCAGTAGGAGCAACTTCACTTCCTATTATGGCCAACTACACAAATGTATTGAG AACGGATCAGAGGTTAAACGAGGCTGCTCAAGCAGGAAATGTTGATGCCTTGTATGAATTAATATGGGAGGACGCATATCTTATAGATCAGATAGACCAAGTACCATTTGTGGATACACATTTACATATAGCAGCATCGATGGGGCATGTCAACTTTGCCTTGGAGATTATGAGATTGAAGCCATCATTTGCAAGAAAGCAAAACCAATATGGGTGTAGCCCTTTGCATCTTGCTTTGCAGAATTCACACACTCAAATGGTGCTTCGGCTCATAGATGTCGATAGAAATCTTGTTCGTGTCCAAGGAAGGGAGGGTGTAACGCCTCTACACTATGTTGCTGAgtga